CCGCGCGGCCGAGCGCGCCGACCGCATCGCCGCCAAGGCGGAGCAAGCCCGTCGGGAGGCCGCGGTGGCGGCGGCCGTGCGCGCCGAGGAACGTGAGCTCGCGAACTCGCTGCACGACACCGCGGCCACCACCCTGCTCATGGTCGGCACGGGACAGGTGCCGCCCGGCGCGAGTTGGCTGGCGCCGCAGGCTCGGCGCGACCTGGAACGGCTGCGTTCCGAAGCCGGGGCGACGCCCGACCGCGCCGACCTGGTCGACCTGTTGCGCGCCGACCTCGACGCCGGCCACCTCGCGGTCCACCTCGACGCGCCGCAGCGGCTGATGCTGCCGTTCGGCGTGGCGAGCGCGATCGCCGGCGCGACCCAGGAGGCGCTGAACAACGTGCGTCGGCACGCCGGCACGGACCGGGCGTCGGTCCGGCTGCACGGCGACCCGCTCGCGCTCCAGGTCGAGATCGTCGACCAGGGCAGGGGGTTCACGGCCGCCGGCGGCTCGATCGCGCGGCGTGGTCTGCGCGAGTCCGTGACCGGCCGGATGAACCGGGTCGGCGGCCTGGCCACGATCACCTCCGCCGAAGGGGCGGGCACCGTCGTGCGGTTGGAGTGGCGGACCGATCGTGGATGACGACCAGCTCGGCCGGCAGACCACGGCACAGCTCCAGCGCGGACTCCGGATCTCGATGTTCGTCGTCGCCGGGGCGATCCTGTTCGGGCTCGGCCTGCTGAACCTGGCGCGGAACCTGGATGAGTACGACCTGCCGGTGGTCCAGCTCGGCGCGTTCGCGATGCTGGCCGCGGTGCTCGTGGGGGTGGCGGCGCAGGTCGTCCTGCGGCGGCCACGGGTGGTGTCGCACCGGGTGGCGATCGCCGTGGTGCTCGCCGCGTCCGTGCTGTCGTACCTGGCGCTGCCGAGCGGTCGCACGTCGAGCGAGGTGGACTGGGTCTTCGGCGCGGCCAACTGGGTCGGCCTGGCCGTGCTGCTCGACCGTCCATTGCGGACGGCGGTGGCGTTCCTCGTGACGCACGAGCTGCTCGCGTTGGCGAACCTGCTGCTGTTGCACGACGTCGGCCTCCGGTCGTTGTCGCGGTTCGCCACGGGCT
This is a stretch of genomic DNA from Saccharothrix ecbatanensis. It encodes these proteins:
- a CDS encoding sensor histidine kinase, which translates into the protein MQGEAARLLGRFGRRYGAAVRVAALPLIGAIALLRVSSGRTPAIALTLAVAVAWTCAYAWWVSRHDGPFVGPVALDVAVLLGVCLSLLWTDALVATTMGWLRLLVAFACMTWQWHTTPLTGAVAALAAGGGMIAITAAAGIRPTVSQVWVLAVAAMSRATWVLVARAAERADRIAAKAEQARREAAVAAAVRAEERELANSLHDTAATTLLMVGTGQVPPGASWLAPQARRDLERLRSEAGATPDRADLVDLLRADLDAGHLAVHLDAPQRLMLPFGVASAIAGATQEALNNVRRHAGTDRASVRLHGDPLALQVEIVDQGRGFTAAGGSIARRGLRESVTGRMNRVGGLATITSAEGAGTVVRLEWRTDRG